In Pseudophryne corroboree isolate aPseCor3 chromosome 2, aPseCor3.hap2, whole genome shotgun sequence, the sequence acatttattttcactgctcccccgaatttttacagcatacaagacagggccagcacccattGTATTTTCACAGTatagaggaggacagtgcccctgccccctgtacaacacagtgactgccaagacagcaacacccatgtacagctgcagcacccctaacagcacatgaaacaccagtgacagccaggacagcacccctaacatcacagggacaccacactgacaggaacagcacccctacagagcacacactgaccccaactgatgccaccacccacagagaggtctatctccctcactctccaagtctggagtgaaaatggcggcgacgcgcagctgtctatatggaatccaaaacccacgagaatctgacagcaggatgatgacgttttgcctcgccaagtctggcgggaagtcccgagccggacttgaaTTCTGGTTTGGaacatgaagttcaggggggttcggttctctgagaactgaacccgctcatctctagtgctgatgTGATAGTACTGCCCTAAAGCTTCAAGCAAGATTATTTAACTTCTTTGTCTGTATTCAGTGAGGGGATGGGAGTGGGTACTCTCTACCCGTGCCTGTTGGAGGGTCCCAGATCCCGCTGCACTACCCCCACCTTCCATATTGCAGACAgtaggcaggcagggagagaggactgactgctactGCTTCAGCATCCTCTCTCCGCCAGTGCAGCACACACTGCTatgtgatgtgtgctgagctagggagagagaggcagcagcagcagtcagcagggacggactggggtccAAATTCGGCCCTGGCAAGCACGTGCCTGGAAAGGGGCATGCGCACTAGTGATGGGGGCCTGCCGCTAGTCAAGGGGCGTAGacttgtggcacgcccccatttccaatgGAAATGGGCAGGGGCATGTCCATGAGTCAGGGGGTGTGGACTCGCGGCACACCTCCATTCTCATGGAGACAGGCGAGGAAGCATCTATGACAGAGAGCCAGTGGCTGCGCTGTGCACGGCCTTCCGGGCTCTCTGGATGACAGGACCGGCCCagtagcccatcggcccttctggcatttttcagaagtgccagatgggcagtccggccctggcagTCAGCCTCTCACCTATGTGTGGTGATGTGCTGTGGGGAGGTGATCACACTTGCCCCCTGCCGCCCACCAGCTCTAACATAGGCAGCACACTCCCCCGCCGCCAGAGCGCATGCGGACGCTTTACGGATGCACATAAAGAATATATTTTCTTATTTTGTAAGGAAGGGGCCTGGCCACATCTCTCCCATTGGTCACGCCTCCTCCCATAACTGGGGCCCGGCAGAGCTGTCGGCACACCTGTCTGTATTACTATGCTTGCCATAAGAAATACTTACCCCTTACAATGTTGCATTTTTAGTGTTGGGATGTCTCGGTCAGTTATGTGTTCGCCGGCATCCTGAACGCTGGCATTTAGTATGTATTCCATGTGAATCATGGGTGTCCTGAATTAAAGGCCTATTACGGCAAGACTAATAACCAGTTCTATTGTATTACTGTTTTGttaccaattgtaaagtgcaatggaatatgctggtgttataaataaatgttaatgataataatGTTTtgggttttgcagaaaatgtgcaaACTTTGCTTGTGTGCCTGCCTGTGCCAATAGGTGGAATTGTGCATAAaaatgtgatgtgtgtggtgctttatATTGATGGTGCCGTATTTGCATTTGTTGTATACAATAATCTTGCATACCATACTAACCCTTTAAacagggacactcatgaattacacaggttctgtagctggctgACATCAAGCATtcaatttattttgttttaatcagCTTgcataattcatgagtgtcctggttctaTTAGTTCACTGTAATGACACACCTAATCTGTTCATGAGCATCATGCATTACAATTATACTAGCCATTTAATGGGATATGtattcttgggggtaattccaagttgatcgcagcaggaaattttttagcagttgggcaaaaccatgtgcactgcaggggggcagatataacatctgcagagagagttagatttgggtgggttattttgtttctgtgcagggtaaatactggatgctttatttttacactgcaatttagattgcagattgaacacaccacacccaaatctaactctctctgcacatgttatatctgcccccctgcagtgcacatggtttttgcccaactgctaaaaaatttcctgctgcgatcaacttggaattaccccccttgtctgtACATTTTGCTCAGTGTGCAGCACGTCTTGTTAACTTGCAAACTGCTCTCTGAACTTTGGCACACAGGCAGCCCATGCGCAGTCACAGTTCGGCTGATGCAACATTCACATACAACGTAAGGGAGGGGGAGTTACCGTAAATACACTAATATACAGCTGTATATTTGTCTTTACTGGCATACTTTGGTCATGTTTGTCAGTAAATCATTACTGAATACAGAATAATAATGTAGTTTATTTGAAAAATAAAGTTGCATATACCAATctctttagatatatatatatatatatattgcagtaaatTCCGATACAATTTAAAAATTACCAGGTCGGCGATGCTGCAAAGCCAACGGAGGATGTCTCTAGAGACCTGCAGGAGTGCGCATATCACCGGTACACACAAGACAATGTACCGGATATGTCGCTCCCATCCGCAGGATCGGGCAacatgtcgtctagtgtgtacccagattaaTGTTATTATCTCAGATAATGACACTGGAGCACACGCTCCTtaaatgcacagagagatattatcTAAAGAAGAAAAGGATATAATGTATACCATACAGTACAAATACTTTGAGATACCTAAAAATCACTGCAGATTGCAAGAGAAATATATGGATTACAAGTAATAagaataaatgacaaataataatcATCTATATCCCTCCCAAACCCTGTGCTCCCTTTCACTATATGTTACGAATTTATGAACACTGATACATTGAAGGCAGATTAACCATTTGTAACCTTGGCCCACAGAAACTAAATAAACCTATTTTGTGAATATAATATTAAGAAGAAAGATACATCTGTTACAAAAGGCCAGAATACCTATGGGGAATGTTACAAACATGTTACATTTGCTGTGAGACGGTTGAATAAATATTATATTGGGAACTAGATGTGAAATCAATCCAAAAAAGGGCAAATGTCTAGGACCATACAACACAAACTCACACGGAGTATACAAgcaaacacaaaaaacacaaactCACACGGATAATACaagcaaacacaaaaaaacacaaactcACACGGAGTATACAAGCAAACCAGCTTTATTATGAATAATAAGATTCACATTGAAAAACATTGACTGGATTTTTGTAGTTTTAATATCACACTTTATTTTCAGATGacgctatattttaatatttcaccagtcTTTAGgattattttaatgcatatctaataaagaatAGTAATTTTAACCAGATATTGTGTTTGCAGTGCAGCCAGAGAAAGATGCTTCGTCTACCTTCTTCTTTTGCAAACTTAAAatgactgtcagctgtgttcaatcACGGCTAGGCTTGCCATAACATCCCTTTAAACTGTGACACTGTTGAATTACACAGATTTTGTGGCTGactgacttcaagtctgcatttcacctgattttaGTCAGCCATAAAACCTGTGTAATCCACGAGTTTcacggtttaaagggatggtatggtaagactAATCATGGCTATCCTTACAACTTGGTGCCTTGGAGGCCGAGACTGAGAACTGCTGATATAAAGCTAGCATGACCTTTACAACTTTACATCTGGGAGCTTAGcacattagcatacctcccaacatgaccctctccaggagggacagaatgctctgctcctggacttctcttaatttatgattgccggcacctgtgctgaaaaacCTTCCTTtcacattaacctgttcaaaacaggtgacagcaatcctaaattaagatgaAAGTCGAGaagcagagtattttgtccctcctggagagggtcatgttgggaggtatgcattagtaaAAGAAAGTGTATTATCAAAGAGAGAAGTAACAGAGTAAAGACATTTTAAGAAAGGAGGGGGGAATGGAGGTGCTCTCAGCTCTAGTGTATGCATAGTAGACAGTAAAGACTCTAGGCCCCTTTTGCAACTTTCTAATCTGTAGAAAAATAGAGTTTTGATATGAGATTACATGCCAAAGGTTGCATATTGGTCCAGACAGATTCCAATGGATAAATTATAGAAAAAGAATGTATGTACAGTAAGTTTTGTTTGAGCTGTGTAGGGGGTGATAATTGGGTAAAATGATATTAAAGctattcagggaacgcttgaatgtTTGTAGGGAGAGTCCTGTTGTAAGAGGGCTGGAATTACATGTTTTGCAGTCTTGTGGTGATATCTGCATATCTGCTGAagctgagatatggactatgggggtcattccgagttgatcgtagctgtgctaaatttagcacagctacgatcgttaactcagacttgtggggggatgcccagcacagggctagtccgccccgcatgtcagtgccggccccccccccccccccccacacacaaatacaaaagcattgcacagaggcgatgcctttgtatttgaggagtaactcctggccagtgcagcttctgcggctggccgggagttactcgtcgctcccgctggccgcaaccggcccgcccccccaatggtctggccacgtctgcgttggccggaccactccccctaaacggcggcttaatgccgtcgttcagccccctcccgcctagtgatcgcctctgtctcagaggcgatcgctaggtaacgaaagctgccatgcgccggtgcactgcggcaccggcgcatgcgcagttccgacccgatcgctgcgatgcgACAAACTGCagggagcgatcgggtcggaatgacccccaatatgttcaCAAAAATCAAACAATTCTGCTTCATGTGAAGTTCTGTCCTCCTTGAGCTCCCCTTAGGACACCTGCATtacagtttgacaggtgtaccgccaaaACTTCCCATCTgccgctgtcttatatatatagggCCTGGTTCAGTGATGGATGCAGTTAGCACAGCTAACTGTAGTAATGACTTGGTGTCTAACGCTACAAAAATTAATTACATGCCATGCTATAAACAGCACTTGGTTTTGTGGAAAAGTAAACTGCACCCTGTGCAAAACATAGTGGGTCACCCCTGTTACCTCCTAGGAATGCCCACTCAAATCCACAGACGCACTATCCAAATCTGTGCTGTATCTTTGTGCAGTAACAATTGGGGCCCATGCACTGTAAGACTCTGACACATGCTCAGAAGAAAAAGCATTGGCCGCTTGTGTGAATATTGGTATAGTGTGTAACTCTGAATCAAGCCCAGTgtattgaaaataataataataattaaaaaaaagggaGTACATTTACACCTGGGCACAACCATGTAGCACCATACTTGCCGACTAGGCTGCCCTCTCCTCTGGTATTGGGCGTGGTGGCACGATTGCATCATCATATCGTGGCCTCCTGCATTACAGTGCCAAGAAAACACATTGTGTCCCCACCGGTCCATCCACTTGTGCTCTATTGTTGATGGCCAAGGGGGGATGGGGGAGGGAGACTTGCCTGCCTTtttcactgcagatggggcagattcaaaatgtgcagagatttggatatgggatatgggACATGGGTTTGTcttagctgaaatctaaattgcagtgtaaaaataaagttgtcaaTTACTACATGCAAAAAACAGTCAATGTTTATACTGCATGTAAACACTACATATTTGCACCtctacattgcaacatggtttgttaagGTGCAAAATGACTCTTTCCTTTTTGGTttgctaccaactctgaataagCCTCAGAATGTGGATACAATGGAAATATGGTAGGGGTACTGCATTCAGCAATAAGATCCCATTCTCACCTTTCCAGATTTCATACATTAATAATGAATTGTCAAAGGTGTATGTCTACTTTTCATGCACTAGTGTGTGCTATTAATGCTATGGGGTTCATTAATAAAAGCGCATATATACAAAAAACAAAGAAGATGGTTGGACATCATGTAAAGGGGATCTGGTCAGCATACCGGCAGTCGGTATACTGatgtcagaatcctgacactggtcacaACATCGACGCCAGGAACTCAACATTGATCACAATggcagcgccggaatcccaactgccggcatcccgaatgcAAGTATGCCGGGgcagattaggattaggctgtgtgtgtgtgcggggggggggggggggggggggggggggggggttagggttaggctgcaggggcagggttaGGATGCTggtgggggagttagggttaggcttcggggagagagggttaggtttaggcactaaaaaggggggttaggattaggcaataggaggggagggttaggattaggctgcacggagggttagggttaggctgtgagatagGAGGGTTGGGGAAGGTAGAGGGGATCGATTAGAACACTTATCAACAAGATGTCGAGATTCTGCACATCGGGATATTGCTGTCAGTATGTAAAACATGTAAAAATAAAGTCTGTGGATAACCACACGTGAGCCCATGCAGCACAGAAGCAGTATCCTTCTCTAGAGAGAACCAGAAGAGGAAGAAGGATGCTCAGTTAATGTAAACAGTGGACAGGTACTGTATGGCTGCTAGCCAGCTGTATTAAGATTTCCACACTATTTCATGCACCTTGCACTGCCCTTTCTCCAGCCATACCACGCCATCAGTGGCTGCACAGAACTGCGCATTATTACTGCTGGCTGATTATAGATTTTTTGTGGCACACTGCGCTTAGCCCTGCCTCCTAATGTATTGATTCTGTCTTTAAATAGCTACATCCACTTCTAGTGGTGACCATCAACAGCTCTGCCGTCGATGGTCAATGTATTTTTAATTTAAATTCATTTTTTTATACCACTGGGCAGAAAGCATTGATGGCGAGTCTGAGATGGTTTGTGTTTTGCTCATGCAAAATTAGCCCATGGGCAAAAATATTTGTGTTTCGCCATCAGGCTCAGACACTGATATTCTACTGTAAGTGGCTAGTCATGGGTGGTAAACTCACTTGCCATTGGTATCTCACCATCAATTCATTTATCTACAACGTGCTGGGGATAATTACAAGAGCAACATTCCTcattttgggcccgattcagacctgatcgctgcagtgcattTTTGCACATCGGGCGATTATTGAACTACTactacacatgcgtatgcaccacaatgcgcacgtgcatcgtcaaacacagcgacaggatggtgcgaaaatttcgatcgcactgctgttcgcaaggtgattgacgggaagaggacatttgtgggtggtaattgcccattttctgggagtatctggaaaaatgcaggcgttcccaagcattttcagggagggtgtgtgatcagCCTGAttacttcgcactggaggagtaagtattgagctacgcacagactgcacacactgcacaggatgggaaaaacatttgatggtgagtgtgatgcgaatggttttgcagctgtccgctgactgaggggatttttcgcacagtgtacacatgcaatcgcacacttgcacggggcgaattttcactccccctgggcggctcctatctgatcgcaggacagtgtaatttgcagcacagtgatcaggtctcatTTAGGCCCTTTATTGCACACTTCTATTGGATTGTGAGGTAAAATAAGCAATGTTACGGTCACAATGTGACGCCATTACAAGCAGTCCCACGCCATTCATATTGCGCACTGCCGGCACTAATTTGCCAATTTAGACTGTAATTCAGTTTGGGCAGTCGTGTCACTCACTGTCACCTATAGTGTATGGCCAATATGAGCACTCATTTACCATATAGGGCCTGTTTCCCGTGTGTGAGGTGCTTATCGGCAGCTACAAAGTGGCAGTGTAATAACACAATCCTCTCACTCCTGCATCTCGAACACAACACTgtcacacacccctggcattagCAGTtaaggatggccattgaccatcaaagATACTAAACCATCTATGGTCTATGACCTACGATTAATACTTTTATCATCGATATTggtgaaccagatggtttcctgacGTTAACCCAatggtttttttctttgctgtttaaaGAGGGCTGCTACTGCTGCACAGAGCTGCTAGGCCATCAGCCAGCAATCCTGTGTATCCCCCAGCTCTTACACACAGGACAGATGCTGGCAATGGGCACGCAGCGCTGCCTTTCTGTCTTCAGTGAAGCCTTCCGGCCATTGCTGAGTCCCCACTGGATGAAACTGCTATGCACTTGTGCAGACGGGGCATGGTACATGCTCATAAAACAGAAACCTGTTGCCAACAGAGTTAAACTGCCAGCAGCAGAGCGAAAGATATCGCTGAGGAAGGAGATATTGCTAGACCTCGACGGAGAATTAAGTAATGCTGAATACCCGCTTCATATTCATTAGTATCGCAGTGATAATAAATGAAATATGCAGCTTGTATTAAAATGtacgataagaacctcttggcctgTTGTTCCCTAAACATATctacatacacacatgcacactaGGGTTATTTCTTTTTTTGTCAGGAGATatataacctaccagtatactttacttctggattgtgggaggaaaccagatcatccagaggaaacctacgcaagtacagggagaatatccaCATAGTTAGGACCATGgtcggaatcgaacccatgacctcagtgctgcgaggtagtaatgataaccattacaccgtccgtactgctacaatcaagtcggaatcaccccccagggccataggccctcattctgggtTGATcactgctagctacttttagcagccgtgcaaacgcatagtcgccgcccacgggggagtgtattttcactttgcaagtgtgcgatcgcctgtgcagcagagcggtagATAAACATTTtgggcaaaacaagaccagccctgtagttacttatcctgtgcgatgattctagtgtcggagatcccggaattgacgtcagataccttccctgcaaacgcctggtcacgccagcgttttccctaccactcccagaaaacggtcagttgacacccataaatgccctcttcctgtcaatctccttgcgatcggctgtgcgaatggaatcgtcgctagaagcattgcacagcaacgatgctgtttgtacccgtacgacgcgcgtacgcattgtggttcatacgtatgcgcagttttgcaatttttttaccTGGTCGCTGCGcttcgaaaatcggcagcgtgcgatcaactcggagtgacccccagagTCCGCACCATGGGAAAATGGAAACcatccctgcgtttgcctatgtccaCCACAGTGTTTTGCTGCCCATGTGTGAAAATACTGATAGTAAAACCATCAATGGCACTATACAGTACAGGTTTTTATCATCGATGATGGACTTACTAACGGCCATCCCTACAAACTGTCACTGTACGTGACTATTACTACGGTAGCTATTACTAGTACTGCAGCGCAGCTGTGCTGAATGCTGCCTGGACTGGGGCTTGGCGCATGCGCGGTCTCTTCTTTAGCTGGCGCCAATCAGCCACCGCCCCTGATCTGCGTCACAGTCTATACGTAACATGCCCCTCCCCCTCTACGTTCTCCTCTTTCCCTTAGCTCTCCCAGCTGTCAGGGTGCAGACGCCGGTGCCGGTGCCGCCTTTTCACCCGGAGATCGCCATGGCGGCGGATTGCCATTTCAGGACACCTCGGGGCTATAATGGTGCGGCCTGATGAGTGCTGACGAGGACTCCCCATCCTCCCCGGGGCTCCGGGCCCTGCTAGGCCGCCTTCTGCACGGCCTGCTTCCCTATCGTCTGTTCCAGCTGGTGGGAGCTGCTCTATCCTACCTAGTCAGGCCCTTGGGTCCCTTGCTGCTTTCCCTGCTGCCCTCCGGGTGGGTAGTGCACCGGTCAGTGCGGTCCAGTGAGCTACCCGAGGTGCTGGAAGCGCTGGGACTGCGGCCCGGGTCCTGGGACGAGCTGGGAGGATGCCTGGACGAGTTGGGTCCCTGGAAGGAACTACACACCCCTGCCATGGAAGCAGCAGAGCTGGAGCTACTGAGGTCACTGAAAGGGTTAGTGTCCCCCAGCCAGCAGCAGGATTCCTGGGACTCCACATTAGAGGGACTGGACTCCTGGCACAGGGCTATGGTCCACAGCAACATGCAGCTTCTCTGGGAGCAAGGACTGGGATCCTGGGAAGAGTTTGAAGACCCTGCTCAAGAAGAGGATGAGTGCCATAAAAATACCTGTGCCAGTCACACTTTTTCCTTTAATGGCAGTAAGCATGATGGTGAGAGTGGAGCTGATGAGGTGTCCGAGCAGAAGACTATGTCCCAGCTCCACCACTCTTACCTGGACATGGTGTCCTGCATTTTGAGAACCGGGTCAGGTGGTGGTGTATTCACATGGGTTAATCAAGAGAATGAACATAGTTTGCAGGCTAAGGATGTCCAAAGGGAGCCCGAGATTGAGCATATTCGCAGCAAGAGGCTCTGGTTCCTGCAGCAGAACCAGGGCCAGGATGCTTTGAACACCGACCTCGAGCAAGGCAAAGAAGTTGGGGGATTTAAACAGAATGAAGAATGTGTCAGTACtccacatgacactgaccagtttgTTTTGCCTACCCCTAAGTTAGATGTGCCAATGCCTGAATTGCCTGAAATCGGGCTCCAGGAAATGCCTCCCCAAAGCAAACTAATGTCAGATTTTGATCTGAGCCAGAGGGAAGTTCTGGAGCTTCCAGGAATTGAGCAGGAGTGCAGTCCATGTGACCCACTATCTATTCTGGTGCATAAAACAGATCATTCTGGTAAATATGTACCCAGCCCAGATCAGGACCAAGGATACCATAGTCTGGAGGATTGGCATAGCTTGAATATCACACAAAATCTTAAAACAGAGGGTGTTGTAACACCTGAAATCTGTCAGCtaggacatcataatgttttatatGATATGCTTACAGAACTTCCTTGCTCAGTTACAAGTTTAAATGATAACCAGGACAGTGATGACATGAGCTCTGACCTGGAAGAAGACCTGCCTGTTCCTTCTGTTCCTATTTGCCTAAATAAACACATTGGTTATATTTTGGGAACAATTCTAAGTAATGATGAGGAGGATGACTTGCATTCCTCATCAGAGGATGGCGATTGGGGTGAAGATGATGGTTTTGACAGTGAAGGATCAGTACCCACCACAGACAGTGACACCCCTGTCCTAGAAGAAGCTATACTCTGGAAGTCCTTTTGTAACCCTGATCCTTACAACCCTCAGAACTTCACTGCTAGTTTACAAACAGGAGTTGTTGCCGAGGAGAATTCCCATTCTGTGGATGGACCGGAACATGTTCTGTCTGATGATGAAGAATCATGGTGTGACAGTGATGCTGTGTCAGGCAGTGACAGTGAGGATGAATGTAGTGCCGATGAAGAGGAAAACCTGAGACTTTGGAATGCTTTTTTAAAGTCTGATGATCCCTACAATCCCCTGTATTTTAAAGCCTCTGTGCACACTTCTGAGATAAAAAGACAGAGCAGTGACACTGCAGGCAAACATGCAGAGCTTACTTGTACAACCCTCCCAAACTGCGAATTAACTTTAATAACTAGTCTCCCCGCTGAGCCTAAGACTTTTCACTTAAAAGAAACACATAATGTTCCTGTAGAGAAAAGTGCCAATCGTGGACATAAAAAGGTATATGTCACTTGTCAATAAGCCATCTGGTTAATATGCTCTTCAAAGCCAATTCACATGCATTACAGATTTTTTAATTGAATCTTTCTCTAGGTCTTGGATCATGAGTGTTTGTTACATTACTTATCCTTGTTATGCTCACACTTAGTGTATGAACAATTGGCTTTTGTTTTCTTAAATATTACAGATTGTGCATTAATCCTCTCTCAAATGTTTTCTAATCCACTATGGGGGTATGCAGTTTTGCTCTGGTAATCTTGGAGCTGTTTATTTCgccccctgcctattcaattacggtccgttttcgcctgtttttaaggtattttcgccaatgccttttttcctttttttgtttgttttttgtgtgtgaaaaggcattggcaaaaaatacGTCAAAATTGGTGAAAACGGCCTGCATTTTCGCCGGCGCAGGTGAGAAACATGGATTCACCTGTCCAcgtttttcgctcctgctgaaaAGTCCAGTTTTTGCACCTaggcaaaacaaacaaacaaacctaatTGCATAACCCCCTATGAGTTTTAAGATAATACATAGCTTTTGTTTGTTACAGCAGTTCCTAATATAACGAACCTAACTTTCTAAAAATGGTTTCTGGATATTTTAAAGTAACATTTGTCAGTAGTTATTACCTTATGCTCCTCAGACAGGCTGCAGAGTCTAAAAGTGTTTGGCTCAGTGTTTAATCATGGCTATTTGAATGAGCAGCCAAATGGTTGTGAGGTTTTGTGTTGCTCAGTATTGGAAGTGAATGTTTGTCATCTTTCATGGAATTGTTCTGCTAGAAGAGCAGGGGTTAATTTCAACCTTCACCCAGATTAAGACGTTGGTCGTTATGTTTGTGATATAAAGATGGAGCACTTTTAATAACGTTTTGTTACAGAAATGAGCATTTACTTTTAGTAGTGTATTGTAGTGGAGTAGCAGAATCTGTACACTTTACATGTGAGTTGACTTTTTTTTTAGTCTTCATTACTTCCCTGGTATTGCATAGTTGACTTTCATAACTAGCGTGGTAGGCCTTAAACCAGTGTAGGTAAAGAATGTGTGTGGCTATAAAAAATGTTGAATTGACCCCTTTTAAATATAAGCAGTGAGTGTTCTCTCCCAGGCGTGCTAGGTAGACACTGCCTGTACTGCCTGCCCTTGGAGGGAGCACCACATACACGTAACACTACAGGTTGTGGAGCTATACATGGAGGATTAACGCTGATAAGAAAAGCTCTTTGCCAGCAGGAGTGAAGGCTGTGGGACTTGCTCATATGTTCTTGTTATAACCCCAGATTACCTGACTGCTTTTGGCATGCTCTAAATTTGTACACATTTTTAGAGAGTTGTAAgcctaatgcatacttgcctacctgaccctctccatgagggagaaaatactctgttcctggactttcctgctaatgtatgattgccatcacctgtggtgagctaggtaattgataagaaaggtgtttcaccacaggtgatggcaatcatacattagcaggaaagtccaggaacagagcattttctccctcatggagagggtcaggtaggccagTATGGCCTAATGTGTATCTTCCAGCACGTGCTGTGTTTGAGCTGTACTTTCCGCATCATATGCAGGTGACCTATTCAGGCCTCATGCATCTCATTGAATAAAGCAGTGGTTCTCTACctccgtcctcaggaccccaaacagttctagttttccaggtcacctagcaggtgcacaggtgtattcattactcactgccacattttaaatgctccataggtggaactaattatttcacttgtgattctgtgaggagacctgcaaaacataaacTGTTTGCTGTCTTGAGGACAGAATTTGAGAACTGTGGAAAAAACAATATAGTACACCAATACCACCTTCAGATTGAAATGCCGGGTCGCACTCAGGATTTTGTAGAAGCCTAAAACCTGGATGCG encodes:
- the PPP1R15B gene encoding protein phosphatase 1 regulatory subunit 15B, with amino-acid sequence MSADEDSPSSPGLRALLGRLLHGLLPYRLFQLVGAALSYLVRPLGPLLLSLLPSGWVVHRSVRSSELPEVLEALGLRPGSWDELGGCLDELGPWKELHTPAMEAAELELLRSLKGLVSPSQQQDSWDSTLEGLDSWHRAMVHSNMQLLWEQGLGSWEEFEDPAQEEDECHKNTCASHTFSFNGSKHDGESGADEVSEQKTMSQLHHSYLDMVSCILRTGSGGGVFTWVNQENEHSLQAKDVQREPEIEHIRSKRLWFLQQNQGQDALNTDLEQGKEVGGFKQNEECVSTPHDTDQFVLPTPKLDVPMPELPEIGLQEMPPQSKLMSDFDLSQREVLELPGIEQECSPCDPLSILVHKTDHSGKYVPSPDQDQGYHSLEDWHSLNITQNLKTEGVVTPEICQLGHHNVLYDMLTELPCSVTSLNDNQDSDDMSSDLEEDLPVPSVPICLNKHIGYILGTILSNDEEDDLHSSSEDGDWGEDDGFDSEGSVPTTDSDTPVLEEAILWKSFCNPDPYNPQNFTASLQTGVVAEENSHSVDGPEHVLSDDEESWCDSDAVSGSDSEDECSADEEENLRLWNAFLKSDDPYNPLYFKASVHTSEIKRQSSDTAGKHAELTCTTLPNCELTLITSLPAEPKTFHLKETHNVPVEKSANRGHKKVTFHDKVTVYYVCNEEERKGHWEEFARDRCRFQRRIQETESLIGHCLNPDHRQMIWIRMQDKWDS